In Alkalibaculum bacchi, a genomic segment contains:
- a CDS encoding alcohol dehydrogenase catalytic domain-containing protein, with protein sequence MDFPFVGGHEIIGTIVALGDKIDKRIWKIGDKVAIGANLSCKSCYQCKSGNEQNCEYFNHTQDIDGILYKGMGGFESHIVAHPNIMFKYNQITPEEATLTEPLSCVTIVWIRQVSN encoded by the coding sequence GTGGACTTCCCATTTGTTGGTGGACATGAAATAATTGGTACAATTGTTGCGCTAGGTGACAAAATAGATAAGCGTATCTGGAAAATTGGCGATAAAGTAGCTATTGGAGCAAATCTGTCTTGTAAGAGCTGTTATCAATGTAAAAGTGGGAACGAGCAAAACTGTGAATACTTTAACCACACTCAGGATATTGATGGCATACTCTATAAGGGGATGGGTGGGTTCGAGTCTCACATTGTTGCCCATCCTAATATTATGTTTAAATACAATCAAATCACTCCAGAAGAAGCAACCTTAACGGAGCCACTTTCTTGTGTTACCATAGTGTGGATACGGCAGGTATCAAATTAG
- a CDS encoding zinc-dependent alcohol dehydrogenase, with protein MCYHSVDTAGIKLGEMVLVIGCGTMGLLHTMLSVKKGASVIVSDMNEERLKLAQKLGAKYIINPSKEDLEQRIMEITDGKKVQVIFDTTPVAEVVEDACKVLSNNGRLVLYSSFYPDKPVTFSPDWIHKSGVKIMGTANSNTQDFVKATSMLSEGIINIKDLISEVYPVDQAKQALESAAKGDKFRVIITF; from the coding sequence TTGTGTTACCATAGTGTGGATACGGCAGGTATCAAATTAGGAGAAATGGTTTTGGTAATTGGTTGCGGTACAATGGGATTATTGCACACAATGCTTTCTGTTAAAAAGGGGGCTTCTGTAATTGTTTCTGATATGAATGAGGAGAGACTTAAATTAGCGCAAAAGCTAGGTGCTAAATATATTATAAATCCTTCTAAAGAAGATTTAGAACAACGTATAATGGAAATCACTGATGGTAAAAAAGTACAAGTGATTTTTGATACAACCCCTGTTGCAGAAGTGGTAGAAGATGCGTGCAAAGTCTTAAGCAATAATGGAAGGCTCGTTCTCTATAGTTCATTTTATCCTGATAAGCCTGTTACATTTAGCCCAGACTGGATACATAAAAGTGGAGTAAAAATCATGGGAACTGCTAATTCTAATACACAAGACTTTGTAAAGGCAACATCTATGCTTTCTGAAGGCATAATCAATATAAAAGATTTAATAAGCGAAGTGTATCCAGTAGACCAAGCTAAACAAGCATTGGAATCTGCAGCAAAAGGAGATAAATTCCGCGTTATAATAACATTCTAA